ttttaagttTCAATATTGTATAAATGTCTGTACTAGACATTTACAGTTCATAACATGTCTACTATTAGACATTGACCCCTACGACCTACACCCGTGTTTAGGTGGTGTCCCGGTAATGGTGACGGCACGTGCCGTCTGGGTGTGGCAGGGCAAACCCGAGTTCGGGACACCTTGAGGATGCAGGTTACCGGGATCTCGACACAGCAACCTGGCAGCCGCCCCCTGCCCTCCCGCTGGCACCAGCCACCCCTCTGCCTCAGGCTCTTCTGGAACGCAGAAGCCACTAACCCGTTTGTGTCACTCCCCCTCAACTAGACGCTGCAACTCTTGGGAAACAGGTCTTACCCGTCACCGTGCCTCCAGTCTAGCCTGCCTCCTGcaacatagtaaacactcaatacaTGCATGTTGAACAAATAATTGGCATGTGACAGGCATCAAATACCCCCTTGTTGAACACATAGGAGCAAGAACAAAACGGCACAAGAAGGGAGCAGGCGGGGGGGATGGGATAGTCAGCAAGCTGTCTCCAGGTCAGGAGTTGCCATCAATCACGCACCCCAGGAACCGCACAGCACCTCCAGCGGCAACCCTGGGGGGGGGCAGGAACCCCCTCCTTCCAGGGCACCCCCCCCGGACCCCACACCCTCCCACCACTGCACATGCTTCGTTCCGGGAAGGAAGTGGAAAACACATTCCTTTCATCCCTCAAATGGTCAGGTCTCCACCTCCATCCCAGGGTGATGGATATCCTCGTGTCCCCGTGGGCACATCCCCCAGGCTGCCCCACAGAGCTCGTTTGGAGGAAAGCCTAGAAGGTGCAGGCTGGGGTGGGCACCCTGGGCAGCTCACACAAGCATGGAGAGCTGGAGGTCACCCAGCCACCTTTGGGCATCTGGTCACCCACTGCCACCTCAAATGAAGACTTCTTTACAGAAGGGCCTTTCTTGCCATGATAAGAAATGTAGACACACAGTCTGATGATATTTTAAATCTAGtctattctaggggcacctgggtagctcagtcggttgggcgtctgacttcagcttaggccctggtctcacattctgtgagtttgagccccacatagggctctgtgctgacagcccagagcctgaagcctacttgggattctgtgtctccccctctctgcccctcctatgctcatgctctgtctctctctgtctcttgataataaataaacgttaaaaaagtttttttaaatctagtctATTCTAGAAAAACCAAGAGCATGGTTATTAAACGTGTGTCCCCTGTAAAATGTAgagacaagaaattaaaaagtgagcCCTTCATCTCCTTGGTTATTAGAGGGAGGAAAGATACTTGCAAGCAGTGGCCAAGTTCATTGCTGTAAGTCGCAAACTTCACAAAAATCTTGGAGCTGGTCTGCAGAATTACAGTAAGAAAATGTTCACCTTGTTGAGATCCCATAAGGTAGATTTTTCTCAGCAGGGTCAAGACACCTCCACACCACAGCCCAGGGCTTGGTGGCTAACAGGCAGCTGTGTGAAGGCTCTGTTTGGGAGGAATATCTGGGCTCGTGTCTCAGATGGGAGGACGCGACTCGGGGGGACATCTTCACTGTCATCAGAAAGGAACGGCATCATTGTTACATACTAAGCAGCGGGTCACGGGCCTGATGCTCACCTCCGTTTTGTGGCAACATCTTCCAGTCCTGGTCCCCTGCGATGTACAAGCAgtgccctgccccccctccctctccccaaccctgcACACCCTTCATCTGAACACCAGGAAGGTCCAGTGCCCAACGCGGGATATGCCAGGTCTGGGCAGATTCTGGACAACCCGGAGCCTCGGGAACAGCACAAGGCACAAGAAAGGCAACGTCGGCCCTACCCGTGAATTTCCTGAATTCTTCGGCTTGAGTGAGTTACCAAAAAAATCCCAGACAGAAGTACTTTTCAGTGCAAAAGAAGGAAAGCTGGGGAAAACCCAGATCTCCTCTCTTTGGAATTCCTGAAGCCTTCTCTGGATTCTTAGGGACATAGTTTGGCAGAGGGTCATGATCTGATTGCTTCTGTGCTTCAAGAATGATTTCCAGGTGACTTCATGTAAATCAAAGATGGTAACCCTTCTCTTGCAAAGAAGGAATATCCCCGACACCCCACAGAGCACGCGTGATCTCCATCCTGCACAAACCAGCTGGTTCCGTGAAGACACAAGAGAAAACACAAGACACTGCTCCTGCCCTCAAGAATTTGCCAGAAACgagaattaagaattttttatagGAAAAAGCTGGTCCTAGGACACCACATACACTCATGGAACACCCACGGGGGTGCCAGGTGCCGGATGCCGTAAGGAACCCCAAGCTCCCAGAGCCGGCACCTGCCTCCCAGCGTCACAGTGCAGCCTACGTGAGGGGACTGTCGTGGCGCTTCCTTGTGGCCATGAAAGCACAACTCACATCCGAACAGAACAGCCACCTTACTGTCCTCTAAAACGTAAGCTCCCCGAGGGAGGGGACGTTGGTTTGCCACCTCGGCATCTCAGAGGGGCATCTGGCACAGCCTGGGTTCTTAGACAATACGTGTTGGATGAGTAAATGTATTGTCTCCTGCAAATCATCAGGCCATCTGGGAAGGAATATTTTGGACCATGGGTCTATGCTTCTAGAAGGGAAATATCTAAAACCTTCTGTGTGACACATAACAGGAAGGGGAGACGGCCAAAAACCGTCCGCTTATCCCCAGGGCGTCATAATCGTTACGAAGCTCCCCTCCAGAAGACACCCATATGTTCTGCTGTTTTCACGCCGGGGGCCGTCCCtatcctttctctgtctttccttattGAGGAACCGTACCTGAGACCACATCCAACCATTCAGGCCTTTTCACCGTAGGTGTTAACCCATAAAAGAAATCACAGTGGCTCCCCTACCCATCACCATTTAATACATCAGACGAGCCATCTCAGTGGCCTGATGTAATGGCATTTATGGGCACTGGCAAAGTCATGACCACTTAACCGGAGCAATTAAGCCGTGCCTTGCTCTTATTATAAGACATTGACtggtgataatttattttttccaatgcGACTGACACAGAAAAGGTGATATGCATACCTACAGAGCATTTGTATCAAAAAACCCCACTTCCTGCCATCATTGTTCATAGCTGCATTATACCTGTCCTCCGGGACGATAGTGAAATACTGCTTTCACGTGGGCTGGAGCATATTTAGCGAGGCATCCCCAGAACCAGGCGCTATCATAGAACCCCAGAACTTTTCTAGAAATCAGAGCAGACCTCAGCCAAGCTTCTCACGGATCAGAATACCAAGATCCAAACACCCTGGTGGCCGCCAGCCCCTGTTCCaccaggagagggaggagggacaggaccCCAAGTCTCCACCCGGAGGAAGAAGGCCAGTTGAGGACAGGGCTTTAGGACATCTTTCTGAAGCTGGGATCACTAGATCAAAAGctgtgcacattttaaaatagaggtttttaaaataatcttaaagagATTCAAGTCTACACACGGTTTCAAATAGAGCTTTAAAATATCTGTCCCCCCAAAGGGGGGGGAGCTAATTTATACTCGCCTCTACCTGTGCACCTTTCCCAAAGTCAAGTGTCAGCTTTAGACATCCGTTGCTGGTTTGATGGGCTGGTGGGCAGGTCTGCGCTTGGAGAGGAGCAAGCGGAGGAAGGAGATGCCTCGGTCAGGTGAGGACAGACTGTTCCAGAAGCCCAGCCAGTGGGTAGGCCTCTGCCGTACATCTCCTCGTCACAGCCCTGATCACCAGAGCTATCCTGGGCCCTGTCTGTCCCCAGTGCGCGGGCCCTGGAGCTGGCATGGTCTCCTGTCGTTGGACAGACCCCGGCCGGCCACCTCGGGCCCTGCTGTGTGTTAACCCCAAGGTAACGCGCAGATTCTCGCGTTTTCTGTTGTGTGCCAAGATGGGAAAAAGTGAGCGACAGCCAGGCCAGACGACAGGTAAATGCTCTGTACAGAGGCTATCAGCCGCCCTCCGCCTTCGGCCACTAACTGCCTGCAACACACACTAACTACCTCTTCTGGCTTCAGGTCACCTCtcctgctgcccagggccccctGTCGTCACCACCCGGAACCACACACCCACATGCTCCACCGCCCCGAAGGAAAACTGCCATCACAGCACAGCTGCACTGGCCCCTTCTCCACCGGGGCCCCTCTCTGCCCGGTACAGTCGTtcaagcagagagacagagcatcgtCTGGTACTGTCTCTCCCGGGTAACGTCGGTACTGTGGCCATCTCAGGACCTCGGCCAGGCGGGACACCGTGGGACGGGTCTTCAGGCCCTTCACCGGCCTGGCCTTGCAGAGCCCTGTCTGCGAGACTGTCCTCCTGGGCCGTGGGCCCCTTGCCCCAAGCCCAGCGGCCCCTTTCCTCTTCTGCACGCAGTCCCAGGGTTGGGGTCCGGCAGCCTTGTACCTGCTGTTTGTCCTCATCTTCTGTCCTCAGACGGCACCTCCAGGGCCATCTTGCTGAAGAGAAAATGTAGGCCCAGCCTAATGGTCATAGGCAGGAATAGCAGCACCCAAGCCCATCTCCACAGCTCCCAGATGGAGGGCCTGGGCGCTTTATTAACCTCTCAGTGCTCAGTCTCACCTGTAACACGAGGATAAGGGCAGCATCGTCCTTCCCAGGCTTCTGTGagttttaaatgagtgaatatgtGTAAACATTTAGGATGGTGGCTGGCTCAAGGTGACATTATGCAAGTGACAACAATAAGGGTGTTTGTGGCAATGGGGACACTACacagtggtgatgatgatgatgatgatggtgaaggtggtgacaatgatgatggtgatggtggtgatggtgatggtggtgatggtgatgatggtgatgatgctgatgatgctgatgatgctgatggtggtgatgatggtgatgatggtgatgatgatgatggtggtgacaatggtgatgatggtgacggtgatgatggtgatgatggtgatggtgatggtgatgatggtaatggtggtgatggtgatgacggtGATGACGATGGTgacggtgatgatggtgatgatgatgatggtggtgacggtggtggtgatgatgatgatgatggtgatgatagtgatggtgatgatggtgatgatgatagtggtgacgatggtgatggtgatggtggtgatggtggtggtgatggtggtgacaatgatgatggtgattATGGTGATGAAAACGGTAATGGTGacaatggtgatgatggtgatggtgatgatggtggtgatggtggtgatgatggtgatggtgatgatggtggtgatggtggtgatggtgacaatgatgatggtggtgatggtgatggcggtgatggtggtgatgatggtgatgatggtggtgatgatgatgatggtgatgatagtgatggtgatgatggtgatgatagtggtgacgatggtgatggtgatggtggtgatggtggtgatgatggtggtgacaatgatgatggtgatgatggtgatgataatggtaATGGTGacaatggtgatgatggtgatggtgatagtggtgacgatggtgatggtgatggtgatgatggtggtgacgat
This DNA window, taken from Neofelis nebulosa isolate mNeoNeb1 chromosome 4, mNeoNeb1.pri, whole genome shotgun sequence, encodes the following:
- the LOC131508679 gene encoding uncharacterized protein LOC131508679, with the translated sequence MITITIVTIITIITTIITITITIVTTIITITITIVTTITITIITIVTITIIITIITIIIVTTIITTITTITITIVTTIITIITITIITIIIITTIITIITTITAITITTIIIVTITTITTIITITIITTITTIITITIITIVTITVFITIITIIIVTTITTTITTITITIVTTIIITIITITIITIIIIITTTVTTIIIITIITVTIVITVITITTITIITITITIITIITVTIITIVTTIIIITIITIITTISIISIISIITIITITTITITTITIIIVTTFTIIIIIITTV